The DNA segment GAGGCGCAATCCACGCCAAACAGGGCAACGATGTCCCCGGGGCCAGCATAATCGATATCATCCATGTCATTGGCGTGCATGCGGATCAGGCGACCAACCTTGAATTTCTTGCGTGAGCGGGTGTTGTACAGCTCAGCGCCCTTCTGGACACTGCCCTGATAGATACGGATGTAGGTCAGCTGTCCGTACTGTCCGTCCTCGAGCTTGAATGCCAGGGCAACCGTCTTCTCGCTTTCAACCGGCTTCAGCGGAACCGGGGCCTCGTCGTTATCCAGATCCAGGGCAACGTTCTCGACCTGGGTCGGGCTGGGCAGGTAGTCAACCACTGCATCCAGCAGGCTCTGCACACCCTTGTTCTTGTAGGCAGAACCGACAAATACCGGCAGCAGTTCGCGCTTGAGAGTACCGGTCCGGATAGCATTCTTCAGCATGGTTTCATCAACCTCGCCCTCCAGGAAGGCCTCGGCCAGCTCATCCGAGAACATCGACGCGGCATCGATCAGCTCCTCGCGGCGCTGCTCGGCCTCGGCCTGCATGTCAGCGGGGATGTCGTCGATGCGGATATCGCGACCGTCGTCGCCCTCGTAGTAGTACGCCTTCATGGTGACCAGGTCTACCAGACCGCTCAGCTTGTCTTCCAGACCGATCGGCATCTGCATCATCACCGCATTGTGACCCAACTTGTCGATCAACTGATCCTTTACCCGGAACGGATTGGCCCCGGTACGGTCACATTTGTTGATGAACGCGACAAACGGTACGTTGTAGCGAGCCAGCTGGCGGTCAACCGTGATCGACTGGGACTGAACACCGCCAACAGAGCAGAGCACCAGAATGGCGCCATCCAGGACGCGCAGCGAGCGCTCTACCTCGATGGTAAAGTCAACGTGACCGGGGGTGTCAATAACATTGATGGGAGTATCTTTCCAGGTTACGTTGGTCGATGCCGAGGCAATGGTGATACCGCGCTCGCGCTCCAGCTCCATCGAGTCCATGGTGGCCCCGACGCCGTCCTTTCCGCGCACCTCGTGCACGGCATGAATCTTTTCACAGTAGAAAAGGATACGCTCGGTCAGCGTGGTCTTACCGGAATCGATATGAGCACTGATCCCGATATTACGCATTTTTTCAATATCGAACTTCATACATTTCTTCCCTTTTTATGCATACTTGCAGATTATGTATCCTGTTAGTGTGCGCAGATGATACTTGAATGAGTATCTTTATTCAACCAAGCAGCTCGGAAATTTCCCGAACCGGTTTCAGGAGCGCCAGATACCGTCCCATCCTCTGGGGCAGATGCTGCCGCGGGTTCGCTGGCGCATTCTGCCGGCAGGCAGCAATTCGCTGCATCGCAGGAACCCGTCATACGCAGAGGGCCAGTCCCCGCTGTAGTAGTGTTGCAAAGCCTCACGATAGGCCGCGATCTGTTCGGCAACTGCCGTATCCACCGAATCGCGTCGCACCGGCCAGTACAAGCGCTGCGGCTCGCCGCACACCTCGGCATGATCCAGCTCCAGAAGGATGTAGGAACCGGGACTCTTGCCCATTGCCTCGCCGACCGCCGCTGAACAGATTACCGGCACCGGCCAGCCAAGATCCGGCAAGGCCTCGGCCAGCGGCACCACCTCTCCGATCAGGCCGCGAGCCACTCCGCGACAAGGTCCGACATCACCCCAGAACGCCGGCCCGGCTGTCAGTCCGGTTCGTGTTCCGGGACAAAGCTCCTGCAGCCGGTATCCAGCTGCGACAGCCCGCCGCTCGCGCACACCCTTCCGGCCAGCGAACACCGCCAGCAGCTCCCGACCAACAAAGGAGGCGATCTCCCCCTTCTGTTCCAGGATTGCCGCGACCGCTGCATCAGCCAGCTTCAACGGATCCTCGACGCCGCTCTCCACGGTTGCCGGTAGAATCGCTGCAAGGATACTCACCTGCCGATACCCCCGCGTATCCGGTTCCGCCCGCCGCAAGAACCGCGGTCCCACCCTGGAGATCCGGCTCAACACCCGCAGAATCATAGCGGCAACCCGCCGTATATACTCCACCATAACCTACTCCCTGTAATCCACGGCTTGATTGCCGAGGGAACAATCATCATAATACCAAGCTATGACTGTACTATGCTTGGATTTGGAAGGGGTATTGATCCCCGAGATTTGGCTGGGGGTGGCCGAGACCACCGGTATCGATGATCTGAGACTCACTACCCGTGACATCCCTGATTACGACGAACTGATGCGCACCCGTCTGCGTATCCTGGACGACAACGGTATCGATTCCAGGGTTCTGACCGAGGTAGCCCACTCGATTCAGCCGCTGCCCGGTGCCCGGGAATTCCTGGATCGCATGCGCCGCACTACGCAGGTCGTAATCCTGAGCGACACCTTTCGCCAGTTTGCCGGCCCCGCCATGGCTCAGCTCGGTTACCCGACCATCTTCTGTAACGATCTGATATTCGACGATGCCGGCAAGCTGACAGACTACAAGCTGCGCCAGCAGGATGGCAAGCGCCATGCCGTACTGGGATTTCGCAGCATGAATCTGAAGGTACTGGCTGCCGGCGACTCCTACAATGATCTTTCCATGATTCTGGAAGCAGACTACGGCGCTTTTTTCCGACCGCCGCAGAGCATCACCACCGAACACCCGGAACTGCCGGTTTTTACCGAGTATCAACCGTTCGGGGATGCCCTTACACAGGCTGTGCAGGAGCTTGACCGCTCGAACTGAAGATCTCGCTTAGGATATGCCGGGTGATTGCGTACAGCGGAGGGACCCCCTCCGCTGGCCCCATCCTGGCGGCCAGACTTGAGCCGTGATCCATCGGCAGGTCCGATACATAATAGAAAAACCTCAGGTCAACATCTTCGGGGATGACCCCGATCTGGGTTGACTCCAGCACCTGACGGTAGTAGTGGGTCCCCTCCATCTCGATACCGGTACATCCCCATATACTGTGATAGAAGTGCAGCATCATGCTGTTTTGCAGCAAGGTACCCTCCACCGTGAGCATCGGACCGGGGTGCACCTGGCGCCCGGGGAGTCGGTGTTGCAGATCCTTCAGCGCTGCCTGGGATGGGGCCGGCACCGGCTGAAACATATCGGATGTCTGCTCGATGAACGCGGTCGGTGCCAGTACATCCCCGCGGCGCCCAAGCAGCGCGCCGGCCTTACCCAGAAAATTGATGCTGCACACATTACGACCAAACAGGATCGCCAGGTTGCGCATGATATGCTCAGCCTGTTCGCCAAATGCATAATCTATGTTGACAATAAAGTCCTTACTGCCGGCTGGAACCGGGGTAACATCGGGATCGATGCCGATTCCCGCCAGACGCGAACAGTCAATCAGCTGTACCTGGATACCGGTCGACGCCGTCTCCCGCAGGCTCAGGATGCCATGCCGGCGCCCCTCAGCCTGATAGGCCTGCTGCTGCTCCGGACAAGCCCGAAAATACTCGCGCACCAGGGCATACAGCTGATCACCGGCATGCTCCCAGGACTCCCCCAGCACCGGATGCGCTACCGACTCTGCCCAGTCAAGTATCTCCTGAGCGTTCCGGGGGAACCATGGACTCAAACAGTTGGAAACCGAATGGGTGTTGCTGCTGATTATGTGCACCCGGATGTCCTCGGCCATCTCCGAGGGATCGCATCCCAGCAGCTCGCGGGTGGCCTGCGCCACCTGCGCAGTCCACAGATCTGTCCGGCGACTGTTCCAGTTATTGGTCTGCTTGCGGACATCTATACTGAACATCTCGCGATGCCGCAGGACATCCGAGAGCCGCGACACCGTATCCTCCTGCCATATCTGCAGCAGTCCGGCAGCCTCGTCGGGACGAAAGGCCAGCCCCTCCAGAAAGCCCTGGATAGCCTGCAGATCCCGGGTTTCGGGATTATCCGTCAGCCAGGCATCGATCGCAGCCAGCATCTCCGGTCGATCCAGCCGGTCGCGAATCTTCTCGGCCTCCACCGCGTACAGACAGAGACAGGTCAGCATGTCGGTCAGATCTGACAGCCCGCTGCGCAAGAGCACCAGATTCTTGCCCGGCAGCAGCTCCCAGATATCGCGCCGTCGGGCAGCGGTATCAATTGCCGGAAAATATTTTTCGGGATGTTGATACACCGCCGGCAGCTCATCAGTAAGCAGCAGCGCAAAGGTACGAGTCAGATTCGCCGGCAGCCGTCGTACGGCGTAGTTCAGGGCAGCGATATCGATGCAGCGACGATCGGCAAGTCGGGGATGCAGGGCTGGTTCCAGCTCACGGTAGTACCCCACCATGGCCGCTACGGAAATATGCCCCTTGTCCACCGAGCGCAGCAGCGCGGTCTTGAAACGATCAAAGGCGGCGAAGATCCCCTGCTTGTCGCGCAGGGTAGTCCCGAATGCCAGAGAAAACTCGGCTGAGTCCTGCAGAATCTGCAGAAAAGTATCCCCATCCAGGCGGTAACAGACGGTGTGCTCACGTGCCGTAATCCGCAGTCGTCGCGGAATGCGAAACAACGGCTCCCATTCACCGAAGTAATGATCGGTATGGATCGAGTTCACCCGAACTGTGCCGCCGTCGGTTATATCAAGGGCATCTACCGAGCCCGATTCGATCAGATACACGCTTGCGTCGGTTGTGTCATGCTGCTGAATGATGATATCGCCGGCATGATACTCCTCGCGTACCAGTCGCTCAGCCAGATACTGCTTGTACTCCACCGGAAGAAACCGGAAAGGGATCACCCGTCGCAACAGCTGAATCACGTGTTCGTTCATATCCCGAGTATAATCAGCGACTGCCGTTGCCGCAATCCTGCCATGCTTGACCAGCCACCCGGTTCACTCTACTATTCTGATATGGCTGAACTGAACGGCTCCGCTTCACCGCTGACGGAGCGCAGGGAGCAGGCGATTGATCTGCTGACCCGCTGTTATGCAGACGAGTATCTCGATACCGAAGAGTTTGAACACCGGATCGACCGGGTGAATGCTGCCGGTTCAATACGCCGGCTGGAACAGGAACTCGCCGATCTGCCGTCGCAGTATCAGCTGCCGGTTGTCGGCGGGCAGCGGGCGGCAGCAGCGACCGGGATCCCGCAGAGCGTCACCAACGTAATGGGCGATCGCCATTGCGGGAGCGAGCTGATTGAATCGGCCCATGTCAACACCTTCAATCTGATGGGCGACACCGTGTTCGACCTGCGTGAACTGCCGATTCCACCCGGAGAGATGCGCCTGAATGTGACCTGCATTATGGGGGACATCAAGATTCTGCTGCCCCAGGGGGTAGGTCTGGACAATCGGATCAACACCTTGATGGCTGACTTCAAGGTAAAGGGCAACGCTGGCGAAACCGGCAGCAGCAGTCTCTGCCTGACCGGCTTTGCGCTGATGTCGGATATCAAGGTACGCTATTACTGATTCAGGGTATACATGTACTGTGAACGGATGCGACGCATAATCCGGATACAGTGCAGGTAGTCACAGCCGTCAGTCAGCCGGAAAAAATCCACCTCACGATCATCGTCCATGACCACTACCGGGAACTTGACCAGATTCAGGATGACAGATTTCGACACCCCGTGCTCCATAAGATAGCGCGCAAACGACAGATCCTCGAACGCGATATTACTGCCGTTGGCGGTGTACAGGTACCCCAGGCCATCGCGAAGCTGATCCATCGGCCCCTTGGAGTAATGGAATATTCGCCCCAGCGGCTCGGTGGGCTTGAGATAGCCCATCTCGACCAGTGAATCCCTCACCTGCTCCACCGTTGCTGCAAACTCCGGATAACTCAGTCGGGTACGAAACATCAGCACTGCAATATCGGTGGTTCGGGAATGCTTGTGCAGCAGAGCAGGGATGTTGTAGTTCACCACATAGTTGCCCCCCACCCGTTTGATGATCTGCCCGTTGATTTCCAGCAGATCAGCCGGATCCACCCAGAGCTTGAAAAGCTCCTCCGGGGAAAGCCGGAAGACACGCAAGGCGGTAAAGGCGCCATAGATGTTGGCCTGATCAAAATCGACTTGAAAGTAGCGGGAAAACACATACTTCATGTGCGGGGTAAAGGCATTCCGGCCATGCACCGCAAAGTGCAGCTGAACCTGATAATGGTTCTCCACCACATGATTCGCCATCATGAATTCCCCGGGGAGATTGGCCATATACGCCAGGGTGAGATCGGTCTTGTAGCTTGGCTGCTGGCTGAACACCTTCAGAATGGCGCTCTCGATCTGAACCCCGTTGGATTCAGGCCGGAGATACACGAATATATCCTGCCACCCGGCATCAACCGGACCGGGATACGGGATCAGCACACTCGGAAGGCCCGCACTCATATTACTTTGCTGCACACTCTAAGGGTAGTATGAGTACCGGTATTTTGCCAGCCCTTTCCGGTTACAGCCGGTCCAGGCATATCTCACCAGCCGTGATCGGGACATGCACACCCCAGGCATCCAGCACACGCGGATGGAGTTCACCTACCACGCCGACAGCCCGTCCGTCTACCATTACCGTGCCGGCCCGGCCATGAATAAAACGCGGGTCATCACTCGGCTCAAGATGGTGTTCCTTGCCCAGATAGTACAGCAACGCTGCCAGCTGCGAACTCACCTGGGTAAAGTCGGTATCCGCCTCGGTATGCACCCAGCCCAGGGTGTTTTCGGTAACCGAACCCTGCACGTCGGCTGCGTCACGACGGGCAACCTTGCCAACCTCGAAGATACGGTGCGGATACGCGGCGCTTGCCGAGATCGATTCCGCCCCCAGCAGGCTGGGGAGAATAGAGGGCCGCACAACCGCGTAGTTTTCGGACATCGGATTGGCAATATGTACCGCACCGGCACGAGCACCCCCCAGAGCCTCCTCCGGATACATCCGCAGGAAGTAGTCCTTGTCTGACCCGAGGTAGTTGAAGATCATCTCCTGGAACCCGAGGCCGACCATCAACATCTTTACCTTGCGCGCAAGTTCCTCTGCAGGGGTCAGTCTCCCGACAGAAAAATCACGCGGCATTTCCGGAGTGAAAAAATCCATCCCCTTGCCGATCATTATGTCCTCGGCAATATCCACGCCATGCAGAAAATCGTTGCGATACTCAGGCGGTCGCACCTCCAGGACAGTACCGGACACGCTGGCCGGTACCCCCATGCGTCCCAGGGCTGCAACGGCATCTTCCCCGGACAGGGTAACCCCCAGCAGGCGGTTAGCGGCATCAAGCTCAATGGTCTGGGGCTGCTGAAAGTACATCGGCACCTGAATTTCCCGCCCGAACGGGGTGTCATAGGGATATTCAACCACCGACGGGTGTATCGTAAAGCCGGAATCAGCCAGATCGCAGGCAACAATCGAGGCCGCCAGCAGCAGGGAATGCAGATCGGTGCCGGTAAGCTCAACAAACAACTCACGATCACCTGTCTCTACCGCCCCGATACGATTGCTGTTGATCACCGGTGGAAAGCTGAGAATTTCTCCCCCGGCATCGGTGAGCAGCGGGAATTTCGGATAATCCGCCACGATATGCCCGAACTCCTGCCCCTTGGGATGCTCGGAAAGCATCTCGCGCATGCTGAGTTCCGACTCCAGTCCCAGCGGCTGAAACCGGGTGGTATCCGGATCTACCGCCGTATACTGTACCGGGAAGGTAATCAGATCACGACGATATACCCCCATCGCGATCGCACGACGCTTCTGCCCGAAGTTCCAGCACAGCTTCTCCTGGGTCTGGATAAGGTCATTCAACGAAGCCTCGTCGATAGGCGCCCCGCTGACCGCAAACCCGACAACAAAAGGACGGATATCGCCAACGGCCGGATCGACCTGGATCCGGTATCCCGCCTGCGGGGCATCCCCCGGTCGGGCAAAGAAATTATAGCCCGGCAGCCGTGCACGGGTACCGGAGTACACCGCCAGCTGTCGCGCCAGACCGGCAGTAGACCACAGATCGGGGCGATTGGTATCATTGAGCTCGATCTTGAACAGATCGTTCTCATTGTCGACACCATCCAGTTCTGCCTTGGCGCACTCGAGCAGGCTTTCCAGCTCATCGTTGCTCAATTTCTTTCCCAGTCGGGCAAAGAGTTCACTCTGAAATACTTCAATTTTTGGCATGGATCAGTTCCCCCTTCGCAGTCGGATGTTCTCGATATTCCCGGAAAACAGCTCGCGCAAATCATTCAGACCAAGGTGCATCAATGCCATGCGATCAATCCCCAGACCCCATGCCAGTACCGGCACATCGATACCCATAGGTTTGGTTACCTCCGGGCGAAAAATCCCGCTGCCGCCCAGCTCGAACCACCCCAGCACCGGATGTTTGATATGAACCTCCACCGACGGTTCGGTAAACGGAAAGTACCCCGGAACATACTTGACCTCGGTTGCACCGGCAATCTCGGTTGCGAACATCTCCAGCAATCCCAGCAGGTTGCGCAGGTTCACCTCTTCACCCAGTACAATACCTTCGGTCTGATAGAAGTCCGACAGATGGGTTGCGTCGACCTGGTCATAGCGGAAACAACGGGCAATCCCGAAGTATTTGCCGGGAATCTTGGCGTCTCGCAGCTGCTTGGCTGACAGCACTGTCCCCTGGCTGCGCATAACCAGGCGCTTGGTAAAGTCATGATCGAACTGGTATCCCCAGCCGCGGCTGCCGGAATCCCCCCCGTTCTCATGCACCCGGGCAACATTATCCAGAAACGGCTGTTCTATCTCGCGTGCGTGAGTCGGTTCCTGTACATAGTACACATCGTGGATATCACGGGCACTGTGAAACTGCGGCATGAACAGGGCGTCCCCGTTCCAGAACTCTGTCTCTACCAGCGGGCCGTCAAACTCCTCGAACCCCAGGGCAGTCAGGCGATCCTTCACCCAGTCAAGATATTCGCAGTACGGATTACGCCGCCCAAGCAGCACCCGTGCCGGGGGTGTGTTCACGTTATAGCCCCGAAAACGCTTGTTCTTCCAGCTACCGGACTTCAACATCTGCGGGGTCAGGGTGCCGATCTCGTCACCAGTGATCCCTTGCTGCTGCAGCTCCGCGACCGCTGCTGCACCGGTATCGGACAGGGCATATACGACCTCTTCACGCTCCACAATCCGGAACGCTACCGCAGACGCACCCCGCTTCTTGCTGATGCCGGCAATCGCCTGCTGCTCCTCATCACTCAACTGATCATGTTCCAGTCGCTGCTCGGGAGCTGCCGTATCCAGTAACCCGCGGATAACATCGCAGTACGGCGGCAGGCTGTCAGCAGCAATCGAGATGCGCTTCTCGCCATCCATCTGCAGAACCCCGGCCTTGGACAGTGCGCCAAAGGCCGATCCGATATCCTTGGCCTCCAGGCCGACTGCCTTGGCAGCCTCCGGCAGACGTTGCGGCCCCTGTTCCTTGACGCAGCGAAACAGCCGTTCCTCGGGAAACCCGTCAGCACGATAGGCGGCCCCAAGCTCGGTCAGTTCATAACTCACCTTTACCGTACGGTCCTTCTCGTTCAGATACGCTTTTTGGACCAGCCAGCTCACGGCCTGGTTCGCCTGCCCGAGGTTGAACCCGAGCTGCTCCACTATGCGTTCGGGGGTAATATTACCACCGCTGGAGAAACCCAGCAGCACCTTTACCTCAAGTGGATGCAGGGTGGTCACGGAATGTTCTGTCGCCATGAGTGCGCTCCTTCCAGAGTCTGGTACATCGAATTATGATGCTGATTGTATACATGCTTGACGGCTTCGTCTGGAAAGCCTATGTATCCCGTCCGGCAGACTCTATCCGCTCCAGTATTCGGCGAACACGGGCGCCCAGAGCCTCACCAATCCGGTGATCGGGATAGGATACCGACATATCTTGTATGAATTTGAATGTCTCTGCAAGGCTTTTGGTAGACACATGCGGCTTTTTTACCCCGGATACCGGTTGCTCGGGATCTACCGGGGTAAACCTGGTACCCTGCATCGCCTGTCGCAGCCCGGGCTTGCCGAGCAGGCGATTACGCACGGACTCTATCTTGAGCGGCACATCGCTCTCTATAAAGGCCCGGTGCTTGTCCTGTGGCAGAGCATCGGTCAGATTCATCAGATATTCCAGCATGCGCGCCTGCGGCACCCCGGGGCTGGCAGCACCCGAATCCGGCGCAGGTTCCGGCGAAGCCGGTTGCGCGTCCTGCGAGAACGGCGGTACGTCAGAGGCACTCCCCGGTGACTCGTACTCCAGCGATCCGGTTGAACTTTCCTCTTCGGGGTACTGCGGCACATGAGCCGCCGCGGCTGCGGCAGCTTCTGTATCATCCATCAGCCAGTCATCATCCGCGAATGGAGAATCATCCGGTGCTGACGAGGCGACATCCTCCGGCATTTCCTCCATAGTCTCGTCCGCAGACCCGTCCGACCACTCCGCCTCTTCA comes from the Spirochaeta africana DSM 8902 genome and includes:
- the fusA gene encoding elongation factor G — its product is MKFDIEKMRNIGISAHIDSGKTTLTERILFYCEKIHAVHEVRGKDGVGATMDSMELERERGITIASASTNVTWKDTPINVIDTPGHVDFTIEVERSLRVLDGAILVLCSVGGVQSQSITVDRQLARYNVPFVAFINKCDRTGANPFRVKDQLIDKLGHNAVMMQMPIGLEDKLSGLVDLVTMKAYYYEGDDGRDIRIDDIPADMQAEAEQRREELIDAASMFSDELAEAFLEGEVDETMLKNAIRTGTLKRELLPVFVGSAYKNKGVQSLLDAVVDYLPSPTQVENVALDLDNDEAPVPLKPVESEKTVALAFKLEDGQYGQLTYIRIYQGSVQKGAELYNTRSRKKFKVGRLIRMHANDMDDIDYAGPGDIVALFGVDCASGDTFTSPGLNYSMTSMYVPAPVISLAVFPKDKKASDNMGKALNRFTKEDPTFTSYVDPESNQTIIQGMGELHLDVYIERMKREYKAEVETGMPQVAYRETISKKVEFNYTHKKQTGGSGQFGRVAGYFEPLEDENYEFVDNIKGGVIPQEYIPSVDKGFQKAMEKGTLIGFPIVNVRAVINDGSTHPVDSSDMAFQAAGLGAFRGSYEKAGPVVMEPIMKVTVEGPTEFQGNIFATINQRRGVILSSNEDGAFSVVEAEVPLSEMFGYSTNLRSLTQGKAEFSMEFLKYGKVPQSITEELRKEYLEKQKAEQGK
- the thrH gene encoding bifunctional phosphoserine phosphatase/homoserine phosphotransferase ThrH, which gives rise to MIPEIWLGVAETTGIDDLRLTTRDIPDYDELMRTRLRILDDNGIDSRVLTEVAHSIQPLPGAREFLDRMRRTTQVVILSDTFRQFAGPAMAQLGYPTIFCNDLIFDDAGKLTDYKLRQQDGKRHAVLGFRSMNLKVLAAGDSYNDLSMILEADYGAFFRPPQSITTEHPELPVFTEYQPFGDALTQAVQELDRSN
- a CDS encoding cyclic nucleotide-binding domain-containing protein; translated protein: MNEHVIQLLRRVIPFRFLPVEYKQYLAERLVREEYHAGDIIIQQHDTTDASVYLIESGSVDALDITDGGTVRVNSIHTDHYFGEWEPLFRIPRRLRITAREHTVCYRLDGDTFLQILQDSAEFSLAFGTTLRDKQGIFAAFDRFKTALLRSVDKGHISVAAMVGYYRELEPALHPRLADRRCIDIAALNYAVRRLPANLTRTFALLLTDELPAVYQHPEKYFPAIDTAARRRDIWELLPGKNLVLLRSGLSDLTDMLTCLCLYAVEAEKIRDRLDRPEMLAAIDAWLTDNPETRDLQAIQGFLEGLAFRPDEAAGLLQIWQEDTVSRLSDVLRHREMFSIDVRKQTNNWNSRRTDLWTAQVAQATRELLGCDPSEMAEDIRVHIISSNTHSVSNCLSPWFPRNAQEILDWAESVAHPVLGESWEHAGDQLYALVREYFRACPEQQQAYQAEGRRHGILSLRETASTGIQVQLIDCSRLAGIGIDPDVTPVPAGSKDFIVNIDYAFGEQAEHIMRNLAILFGRNVCSINFLGKAGALLGRRGDVLAPTAFIEQTSDMFQPVPAPSQAALKDLQHRLPGRQVHPGPMLTVEGTLLQNSMMLHFYHSIWGCTGIEMEGTHYYRQVLESTQIGVIPEDVDLRFFYYVSDLPMDHGSSLAARMGPAEGVPPLYAITRHILSEIFSSSGQAPAQPV
- a CDS encoding DUF1707 SHOCT-like domain-containing protein yields the protein MAELNGSASPLTERREQAIDLLTRCYADEYLDTEEFEHRIDRVNAAGSIRRLEQELADLPSQYQLPVVGGQRAAAATGIPQSVTNVMGDRHCGSELIESAHVNTFNLMGDTVFDLRELPIPPGEMRLNVTCIMGDIKILLPQGVGLDNRINTLMADFKVKGNAGETGSSSLCLTGFALMSDIKVRYY
- the pheT gene encoding phenylalanine--tRNA ligase subunit beta — protein: MPKIEVFQSELFARLGKKLSNDELESLLECAKAELDGVDNENDLFKIELNDTNRPDLWSTAGLARQLAVYSGTRARLPGYNFFARPGDAPQAGYRIQVDPAVGDIRPFVVGFAVSGAPIDEASLNDLIQTQEKLCWNFGQKRRAIAMGVYRRDLITFPVQYTAVDPDTTRFQPLGLESELSMREMLSEHPKGQEFGHIVADYPKFPLLTDAGGEILSFPPVINSNRIGAVETGDRELFVELTGTDLHSLLLAASIVACDLADSGFTIHPSVVEYPYDTPFGREIQVPMYFQQPQTIELDAANRLLGVTLSGEDAVAALGRMGVPASVSGTVLEVRPPEYRNDFLHGVDIAEDIMIGKGMDFFTPEMPRDFSVGRLTPAEELARKVKMLMVGLGFQEMIFNYLGSDKDYFLRMYPEEALGGARAGAVHIANPMSENYAVVRPSILPSLLGAESISASAAYPHRIFEVGKVARRDAADVQGSVTENTLGWVHTEADTDFTQVSSQLAALLYYLGKEHHLEPSDDPRFIHGRAGTVMVDGRAVGVVGELHPRVLDAWGVHVPITAGEICLDRL
- a CDS encoding phenylalanine--tRNA ligase subunit alpha, which produces MATEHSVTTLHPLEVKVLLGFSSGGNITPERIVEQLGFNLGQANQAVSWLVQKAYLNEKDRTVKVSYELTELGAAYRADGFPEERLFRCVKEQGPQRLPEAAKAVGLEAKDIGSAFGALSKAGVLQMDGEKRISIAADSLPPYCDVIRGLLDTAAPEQRLEHDQLSDEEQQAIAGISKKRGASAVAFRIVEREEVVYALSDTGAAAVAELQQQGITGDEIGTLTPQMLKSGSWKNKRFRGYNVNTPPARVLLGRRNPYCEYLDWVKDRLTALGFEEFDGPLVETEFWNGDALFMPQFHSARDIHDVYYVQEPTHAREIEQPFLDNVARVHENGGDSGSRGWGYQFDHDFTKRLVMRSQGTVLSAKQLRDAKIPGKYFGIARCFRYDQVDATHLSDFYQTEGIVLGEEVNLRNLLGLLEMFATEIAGATEVKYVPGYFPFTEPSVEVHIKHPVLGWFELGGSGIFRPEVTKPMGIDVPVLAWGLGIDRMALMHLGLNDLRELFSGNIENIRLRRGN